A stretch of the Streptococcus oralis genome encodes the following:
- the thiW gene encoding energy coupling factor transporter S component ThiW, giving the protein MRNHQLQVHKLTILSMMIALDVVLTPIFRIEGMAPMSSVVNILAGILMGPIYALVMATVTAFIRMSTQGIPPLALTGATFGALLAGLFYKYGRKFHYSALGEILGTGIIGSIVSYPVMVLFTGSAAKLSWFIYTPRFFGATLIGTAIAFLAFRFLIKQEFFKKVQVYFFGERID; this is encoded by the coding sequence ATGAGAAACCACCAACTTCAAGTTCACAAATTAACCATTTTATCCATGATGATTGCCCTTGACGTAGTTCTTACACCCATTTTTCGAATTGAAGGAATGGCACCAATGTCCAGTGTAGTCAACATTCTTGCAGGAATATTGATGGGGCCTATTTATGCCTTGGTCATGGCTACTGTTACAGCCTTTATCCGTATGTCTACTCAAGGCATTCCGCCCTTGGCCCTCACAGGAGCTACTTTTGGAGCCCTTCTAGCAGGTCTCTTTTATAAGTACGGTCGAAAATTTCACTATTCTGCCCTAGGAGAAATCTTGGGAACGGGCATAATCGGTTCCATTGTTTCCTATCCTGTCATGGTTCTCTTTACAGGATCTGCGGCGAAGCTTAGTTGGTTTATCTATACTCCGAGATTTTTCGGAGCGACCTTGATCGGTACAGCCATAGCTTTTCTTGCCTTTCGATTTTTAATCAAGCAGGAATTCTTTAAAAAAGTGCAGGTATATTTCTTTGGAGAAAGGATAGACTGA
- a CDS encoding energy-coupling factor transporter transmembrane component T yields the protein MIKVATQTPIISLFLLILSLETSFLPSIALNLSVVAFCILFMLYHRRFKMLAWMLVLAILPSFANYWAVQLHGDASQAVILGTRAFVTVCIGLVFVSSISLKELLLYLAQKGFSRSWAYALIVVFNAFPLIQQEIKSLKEACLLRGQKLHVWSPLIYSKVLMTVFRWRHLYLRALSAHGYDEHAQLENRYRNFYISKKTKLIYLLFFLLLQSSLFL from the coding sequence ATGATCAAAGTAGCAACTCAGACACCGATTATTAGTCTTTTCTTGCTGATTTTATCCTTGGAAACATCTTTCCTTCCTTCGATTGCTCTTAATCTTTCAGTAGTCGCATTTTGCATTCTCTTCATGCTCTACCACCGTCGATTTAAGATGTTGGCTTGGATGCTCGTACTCGCTATCTTACCATCTTTTGCCAACTACTGGGCAGTACAGTTACATGGGGATGCTTCGCAGGCAGTGATACTTGGGACGAGGGCTTTTGTGACGGTTTGTATTGGTCTTGTCTTTGTTTCTAGTATTTCCTTAAAAGAGCTTTTATTGTACTTGGCTCAAAAGGGGTTCTCGCGTTCTTGGGCATATGCCTTAATTGTGGTATTCAATGCCTTTCCCCTCATTCAACAAGAAATCAAGTCCCTCAAGGAAGCTTGCTTATTGCGTGGTCAAAAATTGCATGTTTGGTCGCCCTTGATTTACAGCAAGGTTCTGATGACGGTTTTTAGGTGGCGCCATCTTTACCTGAGAGCTTTGTCTGCACATGGATATGACGAACATGCGCAGTTGGAGAATCGCTATCGGAATTTTTATATTTCTAAAAAAACAAAATTAATCTACCTGCTGTTCTTTTTATTGCTTCAAAGCAGTTTATTTCTATAA
- the tenA gene encoding thiaminase II codes for MEFTDIAMELSREAWQASFNHPFVLQLQEGNLEPSIFRYYLIQDAYYLKSFSEAYHLLADKTSNEEMKRLLKQNAQSLVEGELFIRQQFFKELGISDQEMEEQPIAPTCYHYISHIYRQFSEPNLCIAFASLLPCPWLYHDLGKALNRKPSPNPLYQQWIETYTTDELEQQIKEEEALVNQLYRESNETDKKKMLDAFHISVHMEAKFWEMAYQNQTWTSDLQSLEKEKK; via the coding sequence ATGGAATTTACAGATATTGCGATGGAATTATCCAGGGAAGCTTGGCAGGCTTCCTTTAACCATCCCTTTGTTTTACAGTTACAAGAGGGAAATTTAGAACCTTCTATTTTCCGCTATTACCTGATTCAGGATGCCTACTATCTGAAGTCTTTTTCAGAAGCCTATCACCTCTTGGCTGATAAGACTTCAAACGAGGAGATGAAAAGACTCTTGAAACAAAATGCTCAGAGTCTAGTGGAGGGTGAGTTGTTTATCCGCCAACAATTTTTCAAGGAATTAGGAATCAGCGACCAGGAAATGGAGGAGCAACCAATCGCTCCAACCTGTTATCATTACATTTCTCATATTTATCGGCAATTTTCAGAACCAAACTTGTGCATTGCTTTTGCTAGTTTGCTCCCATGTCCTTGGTTATACCATGATTTGGGCAAGGCGCTTAATCGCAAACCATCACCGAATCCTCTTTATCAACAGTGGATTGAAACCTATACCACCGATGAGTTAGAACAGCAGATTAAAGAGGAAGAAGCGCTGGTCAATCAACTTTATCGAGAAAGCAATGAGACGGACAAGAAAAAAATGTTAGATGCCTTCCACATCAGTGTCCACATGGAAGCCAAGTTTTGGGAGATGGCTTACCAAAACCAAACATGGACGAGTGATTTGCAGTCCTTAGAAAAAGAGAAGAAATAG